One window of Cygnus atratus isolate AKBS03 ecotype Queensland, Australia chromosome 17, CAtr_DNAZoo_HiC_assembly, whole genome shotgun sequence genomic DNA carries:
- the CLDN5 gene encoding claudin-5, whose protein sequence is MTSAALEILGLGLGILGWVGVILACGLPMWQVSAFIDVNIVVAQTIWEGLWMNCVVQSTGQMQCKVYDSILALKPEVQAGRALTVIVALLGLVALMVTVVGAQCTNCIRPGKMKSRIVIAGGAIYILCGVLVLVPLCWFANIVISDFYDPTVPPSQKREMGAALYIGWAATALLLFGGCLICCCSCSQRDETSFPVKYSAPRRPTSNGEYDKKNYV, encoded by the coding sequence atGACTTCGGCGGCACTGGAGattttggggctggggctgggcatcCTGGGCTGGGTGGGTGTGATCCTGGCCTGCGGGCTGCCCATGTGGCAGGTGTCAGCCTTCATCGACGTGAACATCGTGGTGGCGCAGACCATCTGGGAAGGGCTTTGGATGAACTGCGTGGTACAGAGCACGGGGCAGATGCAGTGCAAGGTGTACGACTCCATCCTGGCGCTGAAGCCCGAGGTGCAGGCGGGCCGGGCACTCACGGTCATCGtggcgctgctggggctggtggcactcATGGTGACCGTGGTGGGTGCCCAGTGCACCAACTGCATCCGGCCCGGCAAGATGAAATCCCGCATTGTGATTGCCGGCGGGGCCATCTACATCCTCTGTGGGGTCCTGGTCCTCGTCCCACTCTGCTGGTTTGCCAACATCGTCATCAGCGACTTCTACGACCCCACCGTGCCGCCGTCCCAGAAGCGGGAGATGGGGGCTGCGCTCTACATTGGCTGGGCAGCCACGGCCCTGCTGCTCTTTGGGGGCTGcctcatctgctgctgctcctgctcgcAGCGCGACGAGACCTCCTTCCCTGTCAAGTACTCGGCGCCGCGGCGGCCCACCTCCAATGGCGAGTATGACAAGAAGAACTACGTCTGA